The following proteins are encoded in a genomic region of Phycisphaerae bacterium:
- a CDS encoding nucleotide sugar dehydrogenase, which produces MAFSVSPDGEKFPLPTEEQYAAEYQRLEKIVAEQRKQGREIVVVVGVGFVGAVMAAVVADTVDKKTGKPSKFVIGMQRPSTRSYWKIQYLNRGVSPVKAEDPEVDQIIPRCVKEKGTLMATYTNDVLKLADCVVVDVQCDYLKEDLGNLRTGRADMAALEKSFEVIGQLIPPKCLVLIETTVAPGTTEYVALPILKRAFAARGITSEPLLAHSFERVMPGKEYVRSIRDFWRVCSGVNAEARQRVEKFLTEVLNTEKFPLTVLDRPLESETCKIVENSFRATMLAFLDEWSLFAERNGVDLIKVVKAIKMRPTHNNMIFPGPGIGGYCLPKDGGLGMWAYRHLMGFEDEIFKITPMAIDINDTRALHVAELTRDALRNMGKIVAAARVALLGAAYREDVGDTRYSGSELVLRKLTEMGADMRVHDPYLQHWWEVEEQDTYPSPGHSWARFFRNQEGLKNLRVQQDLAAALQGADAVVLAVRHAPYLALSPDEVVKMVGQPVGIIDCFGILDDAKIRRYFELGCEVKGLGRGHVKRIKDEVAAVRK; this is translated from the coding sequence ATGGCGTTTTCAGTCAGCCCCGATGGTGAGAAGTTTCCGCTGCCGACCGAGGAGCAGTATGCGGCCGAGTATCAGCGGCTGGAGAAGATCGTCGCCGAGCAGCGCAAGCAGGGCCGCGAGATCGTCGTGGTCGTCGGCGTCGGGTTCGTCGGCGCGGTCATGGCCGCCGTCGTGGCCGACACGGTCGACAAGAAGACCGGCAAGCCGAGCAAGTTCGTGATCGGCATGCAGCGGCCCAGCACGCGCAGCTACTGGAAGATTCAGTACCTCAACCGCGGCGTGTCGCCTGTGAAGGCCGAAGACCCCGAGGTGGACCAGATTATCCCGCGTTGCGTGAAGGAGAAGGGCACGTTGATGGCGACGTATACCAACGACGTGCTGAAGCTGGCCGATTGCGTCGTGGTTGACGTGCAGTGCGACTACCTGAAGGAAGACCTCGGCAACCTGCGTACCGGCCGCGCCGACATGGCCGCCCTGGAGAAGAGCTTCGAGGTCATCGGGCAGCTCATCCCGCCGAAGTGCCTCGTGCTGATCGAGACCACCGTCGCCCCGGGCACGACCGAGTACGTGGCGCTGCCGATCCTGAAGCGCGCCTTCGCCGCCCGCGGGATCACCTCCGAGCCGCTGCTGGCGCACAGCTTCGAGCGCGTCATGCCCGGCAAGGAGTACGTCCGCAGCATTCGCGACTTCTGGCGTGTCTGCAGCGGCGTGAACGCGGAAGCCCGCCAGCGCGTGGAAAAGTTCCTCACCGAGGTGCTGAACACCGAGAAGTTCCCCCTCACCGTGCTCGATCGCCCGCTCGAGAGCGAGACCTGCAAGATCGTGGAAAACAGCTTCCGCGCCACCATGCTGGCCTTTCTCGACGAGTGGAGCCTCTTCGCCGAGCGCAACGGCGTCGACCTGATCAAGGTCGTCAAGGCGATCAAGATGCGGCCGACGCACAACAACATGATCTTCCCCGGCCCCGGCATCGGCGGCTACTGCCTGCCGAAGGACGGCGGCCTGGGCATGTGGGCTTACCGCCACCTGATGGGTTTCGAGGACGAGATCTTCAAGATCACGCCGATGGCGATTGACATCAACGACACCCGCGCCTTGCACGTCGCCGAGCTGACGCGCGACGCGCTGCGCAACATGGGTAAGATCGTCGCGGCGGCGCGCGTGGCGCTGCTCGGGGCGGCGTACCGCGAAGACGTCGGCGACACGCGTTACAGCGGCAGCGAGCTCGTGCTGCGCAAGCTGACCGAGATGGGGGCTGACATGCGTGTGCATGACCCGTACCTGCAGCACTGGTGGGAGGTCGAGGAGCAGGACACCTATCCGTCGCCGGGGCACAGCTGGGCGCGCTTCTTCCGCAACCAGGAGGGTCTGAAAAATCTCCGTGTCCAGCAGGACCTGGCGGCGGCGTTGCAGGGCGCCGACGCGGTGGTGCTCGCGGTGCGGCACGCGCCGTACCTGGCACTGTCGCCGGACGAAGTTGTGAAGATGGTCGGCCAGCCGGTCGGGATCATCGACTGTTTCGGCATCCTGGACGACGCGAAGATCCGCCGGTACTTCGAGCTGGGTTGCGAGGTAAAGGGTCTGGGCCGCGGGCATGTGAAGCGGATCAAAGACGAGGTGGCGGCGGTCCGCAAGTAG
- a CDS encoding DUF1579 domain-containing protein has protein sequence MMRCKWTFGLACACGLLWTLPALAQEKQPPDTRKPSETPSKAEDAKKPAAAQADAEKMAEMMKRCMEYATPGEHHKHLDPFVGKWDFQLRWWMSPDAEPQTSQGKAEFTWIYDGKYLRQDVTAPPEEPNGPPYNGLGLLGYDNMKKEYMSVWIDNMSTGMMYGTGKCDATGKVITITGAGPNPMTEQLDQKWRTVSRIESQDKHVFEMYMTQPDGKEIKQMEITYTRVK, from the coding sequence ATGATGCGATGTAAATGGACTTTTGGGCTGGCGTGTGCTTGCGGGCTGCTGTGGACGCTGCCGGCGCTGGCGCAGGAGAAGCAGCCGCCGGACACTCGCAAGCCGTCGGAAACACCGTCGAAGGCGGAAGACGCCAAGAAGCCCGCCGCGGCCCAGGCTGATGCCGAGAAAATGGCCGAGATGATGAAGCGGTGCATGGAGTACGCCACGCCGGGCGAGCACCACAAGCACCTCGACCCGTTCGTGGGCAAGTGGGACTTTCAGTTGCGCTGGTGGATGTCGCCGGACGCCGAGCCGCAGACCTCGCAGGGCAAGGCGGAGTTCACGTGGATCTACGACGGCAAGTACCTGCGGCAGGACGTGACGGCACCGCCGGAAGAGCCGAACGGTCCTCCGTACAACGGCCTGGGGCTGCTGGGTTATGACAACATGAAAAAGGAGTACATGTCCGTGTGGATCGACAACATGAGCACGGGCATGATGTACGGCACGGGAAAGTGCGACGCGACGGGCAAGGTCATCACCATCACCGGCGCGGGCCCCAATCCGATGACGGAGCAACTGGACCAGAAGTGGCGCACGGTGTCGCGCATCGAGAGCCAGGACAAGCACGTCTTTGAGATGTACATGACGCAGCCCGATGGTAAGGAGATCAAGCAGATGGAAATCACGTACACGCGCGTGAAGTAG
- the phoU gene encoding phosphate signaling complex protein PhoU, translating to MTAHFVNLLDELRRRSLRMASQVEDMLFEACEAISDPGQQMALRVIARDAEVDAAEVEVEAEVIRLLALYQPVGIDLRMLCTILKVNNDLERVADCAVNIAERAAHGELQAVVRDNEELRQLYPTVRKALRGAVQAYSSNDPEAARAIREQDQGIDALYQQIIRNVLKAADVSRDDLAAYLDLLSVAKNLERIADHATNIAEDVIFLSTGQIVRHRE from the coding sequence ATGACAGCACACTTTGTGAATCTGCTAGACGAGCTGCGCCGCCGCTCCTTGCGGATGGCGAGCCAGGTCGAGGACATGTTGTTCGAGGCCTGCGAGGCCATCTCCGATCCGGGCCAGCAAATGGCCCTGCGCGTGATTGCCCGCGACGCCGAGGTGGACGCGGCCGAGGTCGAGGTCGAGGCCGAGGTCATTCGGCTGCTCGCGCTGTATCAGCCCGTCGGCATCGACCTGCGGATGCTCTGCACGATCCTGAAGGTCAACAACGACCTGGAGCGGGTCGCGGACTGCGCGGTCAACATCGCGGAGCGCGCAGCGCATGGGGAATTGCAGGCGGTCGTGCGCGACAACGAAGAGCTGCGGCAGTTGTACCCGACGGTGCGTAAGGCACTGCGCGGCGCGGTGCAAGCCTACAGTTCCAACGACCCCGAGGCCGCGCGCGCAATCCGGGAGCAGGACCAGGGGATTGACGCGCTGTACCAGCAGATCATTCGAAACGTCCTGAAAGCGGCCGACGTGTCCCGCGATGACCTGGCCGCGTACCTCGATCTGCTGTCGGTGGCGAAAAACCTGGAGCGCATCGCCGACCACGCCACGAACATCGCCGAAGACGTGATCTTCCTCTCCACGGGCCAGATCGTCCGGCACCGCGAATGA
- the phrB gene encoding deoxyribodipyrimidine photo-lyase yields MHTRALVWFRADLRVDDHPALAEACRAADRGVVGVFVICPRQWRSHDWADIKVEFLLRNLACLSERLKRLRIPLLIRSVPTFERVPAVLRDVARQFNCDALYFNREYEVNERRRDEAVTSALTGAGLDVRAFDDRTIVAPGALHTRQGGDYTVFTPFKRAWTAHIEAHGLDAPRPAPRPRARLVCAPDSIPEQIAGFDLSRGRPDLWPAGERVAQRRLSDFLSGPVTTYRKLRDRPAAEGTSRLSPYLTLGVLSPRRCLAEARDANDGRLDTGRAGPVTWINELIWREFYQHVLVAFPRVSMGRAFQPPTERLPWRTADADFAAWCAGRTGVPIVDAGLRQLAATGWMHNRLRMIVATYLAKDLLIDWRRGEQHFMRHLVDGDLASNNGGWQWAASTGTDAVPYFRIFNPYTQARKFDPDGEFIREWVPELRDVAMRALHDPAGLTEQRAALDYPAPLCDHTAARQRTIEVFKAVLRRAD; encoded by the coding sequence ATGCACACGCGTGCGCTCGTGTGGTTTCGCGCGGACCTCCGGGTCGACGATCATCCCGCGCTCGCGGAGGCCTGCCGCGCGGCAGACCGTGGCGTCGTGGGCGTCTTCGTCATCTGCCCGCGGCAGTGGCGCAGTCACGACTGGGCGGACATCAAGGTCGAGTTTCTGCTGCGTAACCTGGCGTGTTTGTCGGAGCGGTTGAAGCGCCTCAGAATTCCCCTGCTGATCAGGAGTGTGCCGACCTTCGAGCGCGTACCGGCTGTGCTGCGCGACGTGGCGCGCCAGTTCAACTGCGACGCGCTCTACTTCAACCGGGAGTATGAGGTCAACGAGCGCCGCCGCGATGAAGCGGTGACAAGCGCACTCACCGGCGCGGGTCTGGACGTGCGGGCGTTCGATGATCGCACGATCGTCGCGCCCGGCGCGTTGCACACGCGGCAGGGGGGTGACTACACCGTGTTCACGCCGTTCAAACGGGCCTGGACTGCGCACATTGAAGCGCACGGTCTGGATGCGCCGCGCCCGGCACCGCGGCCACGCGCGCGGCTGGTGTGCGCGCCGGACAGTATCCCCGAGCAAATCGCCGGCTTTGACCTGTCGCGCGGGCGGCCGGATCTCTGGCCGGCGGGCGAACGCGTCGCGCAGCGGCGACTGAGCGATTTCCTCTCCGGCCCGGTGACGACCTACCGCAAGCTGCGCGATCGGCCGGCCGCCGAGGGCACCAGCCGCCTCTCGCCGTACCTGACCCTGGGTGTTCTGTCGCCGCGGCGCTGCCTGGCCGAAGCGCGCGACGCGAATGACGGACGGCTGGACACCGGGCGGGCCGGGCCGGTGACGTGGATCAACGAGCTGATCTGGCGCGAGTTCTATCAGCACGTGCTGGTGGCGTTTCCGCGCGTCAGCATGGGGCGGGCGTTTCAGCCACCGACGGAGCGCTTGCCGTGGCGGACGGCCGACGCGGACTTCGCGGCATGGTGTGCCGGACGCACTGGCGTGCCGATCGTCGACGCCGGCCTGCGGCAACTCGCGGCCACCGGCTGGATGCACAATCGGCTGCGCATGATCGTGGCGACGTACCTGGCGAAGGACCTGCTGATCGACTGGCGGCGCGGCGAACAGCACTTCATGCGTCACCTGGTCGATGGGGACTTGGCGAGTAACAACGGCGGCTGGCAATGGGCCGCGTCAACGGGTACGGACGCCGTCCCGTATTTCCGCATATTCAACCCGTACACGCAGGCGCGCAAGTTCGACCCGGACGGCGAGTTCATCCGTGAATGGGTGCCGGAGCTGCGCGACGTGGCGATGCGGGCGCTGCACGATCCGGCCGGGCTGACCGAGCAGCGGGCCGCGCTGGATTATCCGGCGCCCCTCTGCGACCACACCGCCGCGCGGCAGCGGACCATCGAGGTCTTCAAAGCGGTATTACGCAGGGCGGATTGA